In Falco cherrug isolate bFalChe1 chromosome 2, bFalChe1.pri, whole genome shotgun sequence, the following are encoded in one genomic region:
- the AKAP11 gene encoding A-kinase anchor protein 11 isoform X2, with protein sequence MDMYARTQGNRMKPRISMKKSFGEGVLHSMKSLLHSRKELCSVSSEECLSQEEQDNFIEITFIGFAEEMGTAHLQELAAVSVELPDVLKSFQLCKLKENEVIFLKDLKKTLAKPYVMKHQNQLPEVFCVMRLSPSFPRIKVDYIFTLLSKYTTGVRYVVEVNSLQKHQTEASHGEDDDTNQSVSSIEDDFVTAFEHLDEDEPSKIQSAGTSSFTSRNHRDTASQTIPSQCLEAVDSKFLVGSAHRKSSTRSSTLIDILGLKELSSVKNSVTTSISDPWIQRSFYKPYNPCDQGVNFLCKTLFSSSPAESSESDCSSPSPIIFLDEEGYQKSLKAKLQLPKIPVVKDGIEDSDSEVSEFFDSFDQFDELEQALENSCKVIRDPILGNPSQKRRTGHEQLSSASITMNPQKFKFDRPTLPANVKKPTPLKPESPYSSVFDVPDSPRPVKTPGEENGGLFSPIRSSAFSPLGSCGSSECLCRINLGGDGTGQNHHDAVYNSYSAYADSVSFEILGSVFHSKSSSEQVCAENDSKHKGIALKEKKGQAGDLKMKTSKEPDKQAKSKHKSLMIRDSIQKFATELVEKSFGSAFKDLQKGVSSCTNALCHLAARLTSSVFQMAFYEIGRRRAVSLKERAINGIASFLVSEAITGALKELRHVKKQIFTNTVARFAADLAEELVFEGIMEVCQFSYPSTPTAAQPSSFDYEDKVVRSYARDLSESVIQEAFIELSQVDVTFTTQAAISVSMDNIKYVSAESMLESTRTSTVFPNLNDRATLKPIQDSEKEYTVQQALFCTSGVVSSIPVPLAGRALCQPQVSSVAHKAKISPALNSDDNMKVYKDPAHPLSTSRKREEEVTSFRNIYLTSDHSQSTESTPSCLHNQNDTKRPNNRSGMNNNSELTSGSKGINTFSGTMVDMIVNEAYEAITSSRVTKAVEEYTDFLTRKIIDKKPYVQCIGEDFPKNMFADHLAKYVIKQSVDESKTVLCSTSENLACHVSSQTYTGIGRKEQCVIKKQEAEKQSNVSIIAEQQQMPLNNPCKFLLTPTHSVQCFSESKDCWQDQKGHRFSSKSPPPCSAVTFARHFLEDFTDTGSCSVTCLNRPSKKHDTHKPSPGPLAYRQADCFLRANSFSSVMFGSEDALQMEDKSSLQDGNTRVMPDTPPPTPLVPCQGSSERNLRKLSKKLKGELAKEFAPATPPSTPYNPSVTELSETEHDSLENEEFMLKLMRSLSEEVESSEDEDHSEMAVEKEEHSEKTNQYADCLASHIISVATEMAASHLDGKTNEREACRQVQLGMQNKRCGYTALTNVPEQMCNSLWNYAGDMAGKVISEAKKIVKSRHCKLLRLKRVNCQVDCLYVRKGDYRSKDRCGPAREQWLGERDSSALPLPQDSGMTGLTSKYPSCESVTDEYADHIIRVLKREGGNAELLMDQYASRLVYRSIKSGLQQAARKNKLRYNRKAFPGQNAQVHGKLELIKAMNKDTVQQMKSSVHCCEDQTYGRSNSTQRTECTELLHFSESLARSITCDVRKKLKISGACLPKSLTDSCLYKKTEFDEVTGDLIKTRISRTSLPFSPDHKLYHSTGSLNDNGYSEGIIQAIEQYARKVADDTLEMSLGSAVLHVAENRKNGDKLSYTEKLSPFSGTVCRCCSMKEHRYCTESTSHHLPAHESSIPVRHFLHSGLGGACQKSRVFQLDIPKIHVDVEQKTVLSDKGATAAIEKAEGELSYTSLTADSGIGQDGVSFAESLTTEIMTSAMTNIGQTVNVSVYLSMPTIADHLADCTESSQGKIAKLSYGEQVQKCSVGREGFHSVESIVSQQMSLSIGDDSTGSWSNLSFEDEHPDESSSFLHLSDSDGTEDKDEDSKDAVEGLEQIRKTLAIVNIDLEPNLVDPQLRATLQWLAASETEVSELYFHDSVTRDFVFLTRRLRERDWKVGDLLQAVLKYCEMIEKASDGEQALNKSLVGWLLENV encoded by the exons agttttgGTGAAGGTGTACTGCACTCTATGAAGTCACTGCTACACAGCAGAAAAGAGTTATGCAGTGTATCATCAGAGGAGTGTCTAAGTCAGGAAGAACAAGATAATTTTATTGAG attacATTTATAGGTTTTGCTGAAGAGATGGGTACTGCTCATTTGCAG GAGTTGGCAGCTGTTTCTGTAGAGCTTCCAGATGTTTTGAAATCGTTCCAGTTGtgcaaactgaaagaaaacgAGGTTATATTTCtaaaagatttaaagaaaaccttGGCAAAACCTTATGTCATGAAACATCAG AATCAGCTTCCTGAAGTGTTTTGTGTGATGAGACTGTCTCCTTCGTTCCCAAGGATCAAGGTTGATTATATATTTACCTTGCTGAGCAAGTATACCACAGGCGTAAGATATGTAGTGGAAGTAAACTCATTGCAAAAACATCAAACAGAGGCATCCCATGGAGAAGATGATGACACTAATCAGTCAGTTTCTTCAATTGAGGATGATTTTGTCACTGCTTTTGAACACTTAGATGAAGATGAGCCTTCAAAGATACAAAGTGCTG gtaCATCCAGCTTTACTTCTCGAAACCATCGAGATACTGCTTCACAGACCATCCCTTCTCAATGTTTAGAAGCTGTTGACTCAAAGTTCCTTGTGGGTTCTGCACATCGAAAGTCATCTACCAGATCTTCTACTTTGATTGATATTTTGGGACTTAAGGAACTGTCCTCAGTAAAAAATTCAGTTACAACTTCAATTTCTGATCCTTGGATACAAAGGAGTTTCTATAAGCCATATAATCCTTGTGATCAAGGTGTTAATTTTTTGtgtaaaacattgttttcttcctctccagctGAATCCTCTGAGTCAGATTGCTCCAGCCCAAGCCCCATAATCTTCTTAGATGAAGAAGGCTATCAAAAAAGCTTAAAGGCAAAACTTCAGCTGCCAAAAATTCCAGTAGTGAAAGATGGTATAGAGGATTCAGACTCAGAAGTAAGTGAATTTTTTGATAGTTTTGATCAGTTTGATGAGCTGGAACAAGCCTTGGAAAACTCTTGTAAAGTTATTAGGGATCCCATCCTAGGGAATCCCTCCCAGAAAAGGAGGACTGGCCATGAACAATTATCTTCTGCAAGCATTACAATGAATCCTCAGAAATTCAAGTTTGATCGTCCCACTCTCCCAGCCAATGTAAAGAAACCAACTCCTCTTAAACCAGAATCACCATATAGCAGCGTCTTTGATGTCCCGGATTCCCCTCGCCCAGTTAAAACACCAGGGGAAGAGAATGGAGGCTTGTTCAGCCCTATTAGATCATCAGCTTTCAGTCCACTAGGGAGCTGTGGTTCTTCTGAATGTTTATGTCGAATTAACCTTGGTGGAGATGGGACGGGTCAAAATCACCATGATGCAGTTTATAACAGTTATTCAGCATATGCTGATagtgtttcatttgaaatactAGGTTCTGTTTTTCATTCCAAGTCCTCATCAGAACAAGTATGTGCAGAAAATGATTCAAAACACAAAGGGAttgctttgaaagagaaaaaaggtcaAGCTGGAGATCTCAAGATGAAAACTAGTAAGGAGCCAGATAAACAAGCAAAATCTAAACATAAGTCATTGATGATTAGAGACAGCATTCAAAAATTTGCAACTGAATTAGTTGAAAAAAGTTTTGGCAGTGCATTTAAAGACCTGCAAAAAGGTGTTTCTTCATGCACCAATGCACTTTGCCATTTGGCTGCTAGGTTGACTTCTTCGGTCTTTCAGATGGCTTTTTATGAGATTGGAAGACGTAGAGCAGTCTCCCTGAAGGAGCGTGCCATTAATGGGATAGCAAGCTTTTTGGTGAGCGAAGCTATAACTGGTGCTTTGAAGGAACTGCGGCatgtaaagaaacaaatatttaccAACACTGTTGCACGGTTTGCAGCAGACCTTGCTGAAGAGCTTGTGTTTGAAGGAATCATGGAAGTATGCCAGTTTTCATATCCATCGACACCTACAGCTGCACAGCCTTCATCATTTGATTACGAAGACAAAGTGGTAAGATCCTATGCCAGAGATTTGTCTGAATCTGTCATTCAGGAGGCTTTTATTGAACTGTCTCAGGTTGATGTGACCTTCACAACACAAGCAGCCATTAGTGTTTCCATGGACAACATTAAATATGTGAGTGCAGAAAGTATGTTGGAGTCAACACGGACTTCCACAGTTTTTCCTAATCTTAATGACAGGGCAACACTGAAGCCAATCCAAGATTCTGAGAAGGAATATACAGTACAGCAAGCTCTGTTTTGCACCTCTGGTGTTGTAAGTTCAATACCTGTGCCCTTAGCTGGAAGAGCTCTTTGTCAACCTCAGGTTTCCTCTGTTGctcataaagcaaaaatatccCCTGCTCTGAATTCTGATGACAATATGAAAGTGTACAAAGACCCCGCTCATCCACTTTCCACaagcagaaagagagaggaggaagtcacttctttcagaaatatataCCTAACTTCAGATCACAGTCAAAGCACCGAAAGTACTCCATCATGCTTACATAACCAAAATGATACAAAACGTCCAAATAACAGATCTGGAATGAACAATAATTCAGAATTAACAAGTGGGTCAAAAGGCATTAATACTTTCTCTGGAACTATGGTAGATATGATAGTAAATGAAGCTTACGAAGCCATAACCTCATCTAGGGTAACAAAAGCAGTAGAAGAGTATACAGATTTTTTAACGAGAAAAATAATAGATAAAAAACCTTATGTGCAATGTATTGGTGAAGATTTCCCCAAGAATATGTTTGCAGATCACTTGGCAAAGTATGTCATAAAACAGTCTGTGGATGAAAGTAAAACTGTGTTGTGCAGCACTAGTGAGAATTTAGCATGTCATGTGAGCTCACAGACTTACACAGGTATCGGTAGAAAAGAACAATGTGTGATAAAGAAGCAAGAGGCTGAGAAACAAAGTAATGTTTCTATAATTGCAGAACAACAACAGATGCCTTTGAATAATCCATGTAAATTTCTTCTTACTCCAACTCATTCTGTTCAGTGTTTTTCAGAATCTAAAGATTGTTGGCAGGATCAAAAAGGACACAGGTTTTCTTCAAAATCGCCACCACCTTGTTCCGCTGTGACTTTTGCTAGGCACTTTCTAGAGGACTTCACTGACACAGGAAGCTGCTCAGTAACGTGCTTAAACAGGCCCTCTAAAAAACACGATACTCACAAACCATCGCCAGGACCTTTGGCTTACAGGCAGGCTGATTGTTTTCTGCGTGCAAATAGCTTTTCTTCAGTGATGTTTGGCAGTGAAGATGCTTTGCAGATGGAAGATAAATCAAGTCTCCAAGATGGAAATACCCGTGTAATGCCTGATacaccccccccaacccctttAGTACCATGTCAAGGTAGTTCTGAAAGAAACCTAAGAAAATTATCCAAGAAACTCAAGGGAGAACTAGCAAAGGAATTTGCACCTGCGACACCACCTTCTACACCGTACAATCCATCTGTTACTGAATTGTCTGAAACTGAACATGACTCTttggaaaatgaagaatttatGCTGAAACTCATGCGGTCACTTTCTGAAGAAGTGGAGAGTAGTGAAGATGAAGATCATTCTGAAATGGCTGTTGAGAAAGAGGagcattcagaaaaaacaaatcagtatGCAGATTGCTTAGCTAGCCATATAATTTCAGTAGCGACTGAAATGGCTGCTTCCCATTTAGATggtaaaacaaatgaaagagaagCATGTAGACAGGTTCAGTTAGGTATGCAAAACAAAAGATGCGGATATACTGCGCTTACAAATGTCCCAGAACAGATGTGCAATTCTTTATGGAATTATGCAGGTGATATGGCAGGAAAAGTCATCAGTGAGGCCAAGAAAATAGTGAAATCAAGGCATTGTAAACTGTTGAGATTGAAGAGGGTTAACTGTCAGGTGGATTGCCTTTATGTGAGAAAAGGTGATTATCGTTCAAAAGACCGATGTGGTCCAGCGCGAGAGCAGTGGCTGGGGGAGAGAGATTCATCTGCACTTCCTTTACCGCAGGATTCGGGCATGACTGGTTTGACTTCCAAATACCCAAGCTGTGAAAGTGTGACTGATGAATACGCAGATCATATTATTCGAGTTTTGAAAAGAGAAGGTGGTAATGCTGAACTGTTAATGGATCAGTATGCTAGCAGACTTGTTTACAGGTCTATCAAATCAGGCTTACAGCAAGCtgctagaaaaaacaaattgaGATACAACAGAAAGGCATTTCCTGGGCAAAATGCACAGGTGCATGGGAAGCTGGAGCTGATCAAAGCAATGAATAAAGATACAGTacagcaaatgaaaagcagCGTTCATTGCTGTGAAGACCAAACGTACGGAAGGAGTAACAgcacacagagaacagaatgTACAGAGttgttacatttttcagaatCCCTTGCTCGCAGTATCACTTGTGATGTCAGGAAGAAGTTGAAAATATCGGGAGCATGTTTGCCAAAGTCTCTAACAGATTCCTGTCTATataaaaagactgaatttgATGAAGTCACAGGGGATCTCATTAAAACAAGAATTTCTAGgacatctcttcctttctccccagaTCATAAACTGTATCATAGTACAGGCAGTTTAAATGACAATGGCTACAGTGAAGGCATAATTCAAGCTATAGAACAGTATGCTAGGAAAGTAGCAGATGATACTCTAGAAATGAGTTTAGGGTCAGCTGTTCTCCATGtggctgaaaacagaaaaaatgggGATAAGCTCTCATATACTGAGAAACTGTCTCCTTTTTCTGGAACTGTCTGTAGATGCTGCAGTATGAAGGAACATCGGTACTGTACAGAAAGTACATCTCATCATCTCCCTGCGCATGAATCCTCCATCCCAGTGAggcattttcttcattctggATTGGGTGGTGCCTGTCAAAAATCAAGAGTGTTTCAGCTTGATATTCCTAAAATTCATGTTGATGTAGAACAGAAGACAGTGCTTTCTGACAAGGGGGCTACTGCGGCCATAGAGAAGGCAGAAGGAGAGCTGAGTTACACAAGTCTGACGGCTGACAGTGGTATTGGACAAGATGGAGTCAGTTTTGCTGAAAGCCTTACAACTGAAATAATGACATCAGCTATGACTAATATTGGTCAGACAGTTAACGTAAG CGTGTATTTAAGCATGCCTACGATAGCAGACCACCTAGCTGATTGTACTGAAAGCAGTCAGGGGAAAATAGCCAAACTGTCCTATGGGGAACAAGTTCAGAAATG CTCTGTTGGAAGAGAAGGATTTCACTCTGTTGAATCTATTGTTAGCCAGCAAATGAGTCTTAGTATTGGTGATGATAGCACTGGGAGTTGGTCCAATCTAAGTTTTGAAGATGAACATCCTGATGAGAGCAGCAGTTTTCTTCACCTCAGTGACAG tgatgGAACAGAAGATAAAGATGAAGACTCCAAGGATGCTGTAGAAG gTTTGGAGCAAATACGAAAGACTTTAGCAATAGTGAACATTGATCTGGAACCAAATCTAGTGGACCCCCAGCTCAGAGCAACTCTTCAGTGGCTGGCGGCTTCTGAAACAGAGGTGTCTGAACTTTACTTTCATGACAGCGTTACAAGGGACTTCGTCTTT CTTACCAGAAGACTGCGAGAAAGAGATTGGAAAGTTGGAGATCTCTTGCAAGCAGTGCTGAAATATTGTGAAATGATAGAGAAGGCATCTGATGGAGAGCAAGCTCTAAATAAGTCTTTGGTTGGTTGGCTTCTggaaaatgtctga